The Pseudanabaena sp. PCC 6802 genomic interval GATGTGAGCCTAATTCTTTGCTGACTCACAATAATAATCTGGATATACTAGTAATTTACCTTTCCCTCAAACATGAGAAGTCCAATAGTTATGAAGCTGTTAATTCTAGGTATATTTCTCTCCTTACCTTTAGTTTTTGTATCGCTCTCAAAACAAGAAAATGCTGGTGATAGGGCTGATAGAAATCTTGTCAGAAATACAGAAAAACAACTCAAAGCAGCTAACCAACCTGGAGAGAATATCATTTTTCCAGCAGATGCTGGCGTACTCAATGTTAAAGACTTTGGGGCAAAGGGGGATGGCGTTACTGATGACACAGCAGCAATTCAAGCTCTACTCAACGCTTACCCTAATGGTCAGCGAATTATTTATCTGCCCAATGGAACTTACTTGGTCTCTGAAACATTAAGATGGCCAGCAGGTACCCCAGGCAAGGGTGATGACTACAAGAATACTATTTTGCAGGGACAGAGCGAGCAAGGGGTAATTATTAAACTGAGAGATCGTGCTGCTGGCTTTACAAATGAGTTATTCCCCAAAGCGGTTATTTTCACCGGTCCCGCTCCTGCACAACGATTCGGCAACTCAATTCGCAACCTGACTGTAGATACGGGAAATGGAAATTCTGGGGCGATCGGCGTCCAGTTTAACGCCAGCAACCAAGGTTCCATGCGCAATGTGACTATCCAATCTGGAGATGGGCTGGGCGTTAATGGATTGGACATGAACTTTGCTGATGAAATTGGACCGTTGTTGATTAATGGGGTCACAGTAAAGGGTTTTAGGTATGGTATTCGAACTGGTTACAGAGTTAACAGTCAGACGTTTGAGAATATCACACTTCAGGACCAAAGCGAGTACGGACTTTACAATACAGGACAGATTATCAATATTCGGAAACTGCATAGCAATAACACCGTTACTGCAATTTACAATGCAGGTGGACGCATGACTGTTATTGACTCAACATTAAATGGCACTGGCAATGCTTCGAGTAAACCTGCGATCAAGAGTGATTTCCCTCTAGATCTTCTGGTTAGAAATGTGACAACTTCAGGCTATCAATCAGCAATCCAGAATGCTGGTACTACCCTTGTAGGGCCAGGTATTGTAGAGCTTGTGTCTGGTGCGATAATCAGCCAGTTCTCATCTCCAGCGCGAACTATGAATCTGCCAATTAAGGAGACCCCAGATGTTCCTTGGGATGACCCGATCCAAACTCCTTGGGCAAATGTAGTATCTTATGGTGCTGTACCAAATGATGGTAAGGATGATACAGATGCAATTCAAGCTGCTATTGACTCAGGGCAGACAACAGTTTACTTTCCAGTTGGATATTACAACCTGCAAGGAACCATCTTAATCCGCAAGAATGTTCGTCGAATTATCGGGACAGAGTCACTTGTTGAGGTACCAAATACAGTCAGTCCAGGTTTTAAAGTTGTGGATGGGACAAGTCCAGTTGTCGTGTTTGAGCGGATTA includes:
- a CDS encoding glycoside hydrolase family 55 protein, whose amino-acid sequence is MRSPIVMKLLILGIFLSLPLVFVSLSKQENAGDRADRNLVRNTEKQLKAANQPGENIIFPADAGVLNVKDFGAKGDGVTDDTAAIQALLNAYPNGQRIIYLPNGTYLVSETLRWPAGTPGKGDDYKNTILQGQSEQGVIIKLRDRAAGFTNELFPKAVIFTGPAPAQRFGNSIRNLTVDTGNGNSGAIGVQFNASNQGSMRNVTIQSGDGLGVNGLDMNFADEIGPLLINGVTVKGFRYGIRTGYRVNSQTFENITLQDQSEYGLYNTGQIINIRKLHSNNTVTAIYNAGGRMTVIDSTLNGTGNASSKPAIKSDFPLDLLVRNVTTSGYQSAIQNAGTTLVGPGIVELVSGAIISQFSSPARTMNLPIKETPDVPWDDPIQTPWANVVSYGAVPNDGKDDTDAIQAAIDSGQTTVYFPVGYYNLQGTILIRKNVRRIIGTESLVEVPNTVSPGFKVVDGTSPVVVFERISSGYNPTPTLENASARTLVIRDATNVSGNMTGSGDVFIENVVSNPWQSWTFNKQNIWARQFNVENEGTHITNNGGNLWILGLKTERGGTLIETRGSGKTEVLGCLAYTTTGGPNNTQSFPMFINDKSSVSISCGEVNHGAPNYKIYVRETRGNTTRDLPASSLTNYVDTGKHIPLYVGY